In Microcaecilia unicolor chromosome 1, aMicUni1.1, whole genome shotgun sequence, the following are encoded in one genomic region:
- the ADNP2 gene encoding activity-dependent neuroprotector homeobox protein 2 yields MFQIPVQNLDKIRKARKKVKGILVDIGRDSCRELLQAINSYDPGEKYFYSTSWSDMSLWDSSGRKMRYRTKPYCCSLCNFSTKLPSSFKNHLHRYHEDEMDQELMVACPSCAFASQSKTVVKHMRMFHTSVRKIQHYAVNSLGGLSHSRRDAVKFSCLKCSFTDPLYYSMKRHVLMTHFENIISTYFGEQSDHISLQNGNEALSANELKSPPSHKFYCKKCYAYANTQDALIYHILTSEKHRDLEYELRSAISEFSKSHFRKMAPLKPSSIASRAPINHPGLTCTSTAGVSMPSSPVNMFSMPQNGQNLAIAKQSQAALQSNASTVPITSSASGSIMQTSGSVGAPPHMGFLPSSLPTSQNITLQTSLPQSVFVSHRFPLTQPVGPGVLPLNQSGSGILPPTQPLQPGIFPHPQAVQPGSLSFNQPVQAGVLPVNQPLPAGGFSLNQPVGPGALGMNQPVAPGIFSVNQSVRPGFFPTNQSIGPGLSQNTAFMTAAPMLRQLIPTGKQINGMPMYTLAPVPVTLPVAPGGVANVTAPQVPIQLTQTNTVAQISQSPVSAPSPPVVMTSKNVLDQASRRAPPTQTPGKQAKQWKTCPVCSELFPSNVYQVHMEVAHKQQGVLKAGEQNPQGKDTIEAEKLAARAPFLRWIREKTVRCLSCKCFLREDEIIKHLMMHGLVCLFCTWTCHDLTSFVMHNKTLHSEKKKLHVDYIKKGFELSNDANGNIVFPHFDFHTALPKEEIGEKEINLAVLAVLNSRTFVPIYIKVQHQITETVNKCIKQALKCPFCLCTFVGTEVYETHLKDRHHIMPTVHTILKTPAFKCIHCCGVYTGNMTLTAIAVHLLRCRSAPKDSSSGVLAPLDKNIENGQPVNGEVHDSALLSNKRKSSDSSSGVPPAGDQKDKGQEALSSYTNTFKMSGKELIPVSSKRKKTETVAKPSGFPSGDDVHNILALDPKQYEKGLHENRKHFLSDYFHKRPYPAKKEVDLLSSLLWAKKIDVASFFGKKQNACLRAIKTRKPYVLLGFKMSELKNVKHNLSIQME; encoded by the coding sequence agaTACAGAACCAAGCCATATTGTTGCAGCCTGTGCAATTTCTCAACAAAGCTGCCTTCTTCATTCAAGAATCACTTACATCGTTATCACGAGGATGAAATGGACCAAGAGCTAATGGTTGCGTGCCCAAGCTGTGCATTTGCTTCCCAGTCCAAAACTGTGGTAAAGCATATGCGAATGTTTCATACATCCGTCCGGAAAATCCAACATTATGCAGTGAACAGTTTGGGTGGTTTAAGCCATTCCAGGAGGGATGCTGTGAAGTTCTCCTGCTTGAAATGTTCCTTCACAGACCCTTTGTACTACAGCATGAAAAGGCATGTGTTAATGACTCACTTTGAAAATATTATAAGCACCTATTTTGGTGAGCAATCAGATCATATATCTTTGCAGAATGGAAATGAAGCTTTGTCTGCAAATGAACTGAAGAGCCCACCATCCCACAAGTTCTACTGTAAAAAATGCTATGCCTATGCTAACACCCAGGATGCCTTGATTTATCACATTTTGACTTCTGAAAAACACAGAGATCTGGAATACGAACTTAGAAGTGCCATTTCTGAATTCAGTAAAAGTCACTTTAGGAAAATGGCACCTTTAAAGCCATCAAGCATCGCCTCCAGAGCACCAATAAATCACCCAGGATTGACATGTACTAGTACTGCAGGAGTCTCCATGCCTTCTTCTCCAGTTAATATGTTTTCAATGCCACAGAACGGTCAAAACCTAGCTATTGCAAAACAATCCCAAGCTGCCCTTCAGAGCAATGCCAGCACAGTGCCTATTACCTCTAGTGCATCTGGGAGTATTATGCAAACTTCTGGTTCAGTTGGAGCTCCACCACACATGGGATTTCTACCCAGCTCTCTTCCAACAAGTCAGAATATTACACTGCAGACATCACTGCCTCAGTCAGTCTTTGTTTCTCATAGGTTTCCTTTGACGCAGCCTGTGGGGCCTGGGGTTCTTCCTCTTAATCAGTCTGGGTCTGGGATTCTCCCTCCAACTCAGCCTTTGCAGCCTGGAATTTTCCCTCATCCTCAGGCTGTTCAGCCAGGATCTCTTTCATTTAATCAGCCAGTGCAAGCTGGTGTTCTTCCTGTGAATCAGCCTCTCCCTGCTGGAGGTTTCTCTTTAAATCAACCAGTTGGACCTGGTGCTCTTGGTATGAATCAGCCTGTTGCTCCTGGGATTTTCTCGGTAAATCAGTCTGTCAGACCTGGTTTTTTTCCTACAAATCAGTCTATTGGGCCTGGGTTGTCGCAAAATACTGCTTTCATGACTGCAGCACCAATGCTAAGGCAGTTAATTCCAACTGGTAAGCAGATTAATGGGATGCCCATGTATACCCTTGCACCAGTTCCAGTTACCTTGCCTGTAGCACCAGGTGGTGTAGCCAATGTGACAGCACCTCAAGTACCTATACAACTCACCCAGACCAATACAGTTGCACAGATCTCTCAGTCTCCAGTTAGTGCACCTTCTCCTCCTGTAGTAATGACTTCTAAGAATGTGCTTGACCAGGCTTCCAGACGTGCACCACCAACACAAACACCTGGTAAACAAGCTAAGCAGTGGAAGACATGCCCTGTGTGCAGTGAgctgtttccttccaatgtctaTCAGGTTCATATGGAGGTGGCTCATAAGCAACAGGGTGTATTGAAAGCTGGTGAACAGAACCCACAAGGTAAAGACACAATTGAAGCAGAAAAACTTGCAGCACGAGCCCCATTTTTAAGGTGGATAAGAGAGAAGactgtcagatgcctttcttgcAAATGCTTTTTGAGAGAGGATGAAATCATAAAACATTTAATGATGCATGGTCTAGTTTGTCTGTTTTGTACATGGACTTGCCATGATCTGACTAGCTTCGTGATGCACAATAAAACACTGCACAGTGAAAAGAAGAAATTACATGTGGATTATATTAAAAAGGGGTTTGAACTAAGCAATGATGCTAATGGTAACATAGTGTTTCCTCACTTTGACTTTCATACAGCATTACcaaaagaggaaattggagaaaaaGAAATCAATTTGGCAGTACTCGCTGTTTTAAACTCAAGGACATTTGTGCCGATTTACATTAAAGTGCAACACCAAATTACAGAAACTGTCAATAAATGCATCAAGCAAGCGTTAAAATGTCCATTTTGTCTATGTACTTTTGTTGGTACAGAAGTATATGAAACTCATCTAAAGGATAGACACCATATCATGCCAACTGTACATACAATCCTAAAGACACCAGCTTTCAAATGCATCCATTGTTGTGGAGTATACACAGGAAACATGACTCTAACGGCCATTGCTGTGCACTTGCTCCGCTGCAGGAGTGCTCCCAAAGACAGTAGTTCAGGTGTGTTGGCTCCGCTTGATAAAAATATTGAGAATGGTCAGCCTGTGAATGGGGAGGTACATGATTCTGCATTACTTTCTAATAAAAGGAAATCGTCAGATTCATCATCAGGTGTGCCACCAGCAGGTGACCAGAAGGATAAAGGACAAGAGGCACTGTCTAGCTAcactaatacttttaaaatgtcgGGGAAGGAGCTCATCCCGGTGTcttctaaaagaaagaaaactgagaCAGTGGCCAAACCTTCAGGCTTTCCATCGGGAGATGATGTACACAACATTCTTGCACTGGATCCAAAACAATATGAGAAAGGGTTGCATGAAAATAGAAAGCATTTTCTGTCAGACTATTTTCACAAAAGGCCATATCCTGCTAAGAAAGAGGTTGACTTGTTGTCCTCTCTGTTATGGGCTAAGAAAATTGATGTTGCATCGTTTTTTGGGAAAAAGCAAAATGCATGCCTAAGGGCAATCAAAACTCGTAAACCTTATGTGCTGTTGGGCTTCAAGATGTCAGAACTTAAAAATGTTAAGCACAATTTAAGTATACAAATGGAATAA